A window of Hevea brasiliensis isolate MT/VB/25A 57/8 chromosome 14, ASM3005281v1, whole genome shotgun sequence contains these coding sequences:
- the LOC131172940 gene encoding uncharacterized protein LOC131172940, with translation MTQNGILHQSSCVDTPSQNGVAKRKNRHLLEVTKLDPKSLKCVFLGYSRLQKGRLEIPDSDPPPATSLADPVPHTDHDSDLDLPIALRKDKRSCTYPISSFVSYNQLSFYSRCFVTSLDSVPIPNTVSEAFVSSLVVSLL, from the exons atgacacaaaatggcattcttcatcagtcttcctgtgtggataccccatcccaaaatggcgtggccaaaagaaaaaatcggcatcttcttgag gttactaaattggatccaaagtctctcaaatgtgtcttccttgggtactctcggctccaaaaagg gagattggagattcctgactcagatcctccaccagctacttcgttggcagatcctgtacctcatactgatcatgattctgatctagacttacccattgctcttcgtaaagataaacgttcatgtacttaccctatctcttcttttgtttcttataatcaattgtctttttattctcggtgttttgttacttctttagactctgttcctatacCTAATACTGTTAGTGAGGCCTTTGTCTCATCTTTGGTGGTATctttgctatga